In Natronococcus sp. AD-5, the genomic window CGGACGTGCTCACCAAACGGAATCATGAACATCCCGACCTGATACTTGTCGCCAGTGTTCTGGACGACGCCATGTTCCTGCATCGTCGTCAGATGCGTGTGGACTGTTCCGGGCGTCAGGTCGACCTCGTTCGCCAGCTCTGAGACTGTCAGGCCGCCGTGATCACGCAGTGCCTTCAGTATCTCGAAGGCATGATCAACGGCCTGAATCCGGCGCGGATTCCGGTTGTGTTCCATGGTTGACGATGCAGTTCGGATAGCAAAAGGTTTGTCATCGTCAAATCACCGGTAGTGGTCCGATCGAGACGAACTTCGACGGTAGCATCGTCACGAACCTTTATAGTATATCGATAGTACTGTGTGTGTACGCAACAATGAGCAATGTGCGACTGTCGGAAGTAACAAAAATATATGACGACTTGACGGCCGTCGAAAACGTCGATCTAAAGGTTGAAGACGGTGAATTCCTCGTCATGGTCGGCCCGTCCGGTTGTGGGAAGTCGACGACGCTCCGAATGATCGCTGGCCTAGAGCAGATCACGGACGGCACGATCGAGATCGGAGAGACGGTCGTTAACGGTGTTCGACCACAGGATCGGAATATTGCGATGGTCTTCCAGAATTATGCGTTGTATCCGCATATGACCGTCCGGAAGAACATGTCCTTTAGTCTCGAGCTCGCCGACGAGTGGAGTCAGGAAGAAATCGACAACCGCGTTGAAGAGGTTGCAGAACTCCTCGAAATTGCAGAACTTCTCGACCAGTACCCGAAACAACTCTCTGGAGGACAACAACAGCGTGTCGCGCTTGGACGTTCGATTGTGCGCGATCCGGATGTCTTCCTCATGGACGAACCGCTGAGCAACTTGGACGCAAAACTCCGCACCCAGATGCGGACAGAACTGCAGCGCATCCAAGAGGAACTGGACGTCACGACGATATACGTCACGCACGACCAGACGGAAGCGATGACGATGGGCGACCGAATTGTGATCCTTAACGATGGCGAACTCCAGCAGGTATCGCCGCCAGAGGAGTGTTATCACCGGCCGAACAACAAGTTTGTTGCCGGATTCATCGGCTCGCCGAGCATGAACTTCTTCGACATTACTGTCAGGAGCACCGAAGATGGGTGCGCGATCGATGCAGAGGGATTCGCTACGACGCTTCCGCTTGACATTGCTGCCGGAGAGTATACCCTCGGAGTACGACCGGAAGACTTTACGCTCGCTCACGACGATGGCCATTTCGAGGCTATCGTCGACGTTGTCGAACCGATGGGTGCTGACAATTATCTTTACCTCCGACTTGAGGAGAGCGATACCGAGATAATTGCCCGTGTCGACGACGAGATACGCCCAGACCGGGGTGACTGTGTTATGCTCGATTTCGATGCGACTGATGTCCATCTCTTTGATACGGATGGACAACGTGTACCTGTAGAAAACGAATCGGCCACGATACCGGATGCGGTGTGAGAATCATCAATGCTTTACGAAACAATCGGAACCACGACCTGTGAATGGGCGGGAAAACCATACGCGGAAATCCAGGCTATCGGGGACAGTGACGGATCGGTACTCGCTATCCCTGTTGGAAGTATTGAGCAGCATGGCCATCACTTGCCTGTATCGACTGATACCCTCCTCGTCGACGCGGTCACACACGGAGGCGCCGACCGTATCGCTGACGAGATCCCAATTCTGGTGACACCGCCCGTCTGGAGTGGGTATTCACCCCATCATCTCTCGCTCGGCGGGACACTTTCCCTTGACTTCGAACAACTCCAGGCGATCCTGGAGGATCTCGCGTACACTGGGATAGAAAACGGGTTTGACGCTGTCATATTCGTTAACGGCCACGGCGGAAACATGCCGTTGATCGATACGGTCGTGAGCACCGTCGGCTGTAGAACCGACGTCGAAGTACTCGGCGGAACGTACTTTCAGTTCGCGATCGACAAAATCGACGACTTACGCGAAAGCCAAACCGGTGGAATGGCTCACGGCGGAGAATTCGAAACATCACTCATGCTGTACTTGCGGTCGGATCTCGTCGCTGACCCCAGCGAATACGACGCTGAACTCTGGGACGAACCGTACGAATGGGGCGGAAGTGACCTCCTCGAGGGTGGTCCCCTGTCGGTTTATCGGCCCTTCGAAGCGTACTCCGAATCCGGCGCGATCGGCGCACCAGAATACGCGAACAAGGAGAAAGGCGAGCAGATATACCACGTCATCACGAACGAACTCGCAGCGCTGTTCACGGCGATCCACGAGGAGAACGTATAATCGGGATGTGCTGAGAGGATCAGGTCGAATACGAGAGTTACAGACCT contains:
- a CDS encoding ABC transporter ATP-binding protein; this encodes MSNVRLSEVTKIYDDLTAVENVDLKVEDGEFLVMVGPSGCGKSTTLRMIAGLEQITDGTIEIGETVVNGVRPQDRNIAMVFQNYALYPHMTVRKNMSFSLELADEWSQEEIDNRVEEVAELLEIAELLDQYPKQLSGGQQQRVALGRSIVRDPDVFLMDEPLSNLDAKLRTQMRTELQRIQEELDVTTIYVTHDQTEAMTMGDRIVILNDGELQQVSPPEECYHRPNNKFVAGFIGSPSMNFFDITVRSTEDGCAIDAEGFATTLPLDIAAGEYTLGVRPEDFTLAHDDGHFEAIVDVVEPMGADNYLYLRLEESDTEIIARVDDEIRPDRGDCVMLDFDATDVHLFDTDGQRVPVENESATIPDAV
- a CDS encoding creatininase family protein, yielding MLYETIGTTTCEWAGKPYAEIQAIGDSDGSVLAIPVGSIEQHGHHLPVSTDTLLVDAVTHGGADRIADEIPILVTPPVWSGYSPHHLSLGGTLSLDFEQLQAILEDLAYTGIENGFDAVIFVNGHGGNMPLIDTVVSTVGCRTDVEVLGGTYFQFAIDKIDDLRESQTGGMAHGGEFETSLMLYLRSDLVADPSEYDAELWDEPYEWGGSDLLEGGPLSVYRPFEAYSESGAIGAPEYANKEKGEQIYHVITNELAALFTAIHEENV